A stretch of the Cheilinus undulatus linkage group 11, ASM1832078v1, whole genome shotgun sequence genome encodes the following:
- the LOC121517034 gene encoding ladderlectin-like: protein MSGLQVIVVLCLASGLWVGNRHCTTVGGNLPSVHTKEEYEFLRNTVHQLTGQHVMAWLGGYDAAKEGVWLWSDGSHFDFKHWAKGEPNNAGGHENCMHMNLKGKDFVNDIPCHVKMAFLCEKHH, encoded by the exons ATGTCAGGTCTCCAGGTGATCGTGGTCCTTTGTTTGGCCAGTGGACTGTGGGTTGGAAAT CGTCACTGCACCACTGTGGGTGGAAATCTGCCATCTGTCCACACCAAGGAGGAGTATGAATTTCTCAGAAACACCGTTCATCAGTTGACTGGCCAGCATGTAATGGCTTGGCTTGGAGGCTACGATGCAGCAAAG GAGGGTGTGTGGCTGTGGAGTGATGGTTCCCATTTTGACTTCAAACACTGGGCTAAAGGAGAGCCCAACAATGCTGGTGGACACGAGAACTGCATGCATATGAACCTTAAAG gtaaAGATTTTGTCAATGATATCCCGTGTCATGTGAAGATGGCTTTCCTCTGTGAGAAGCACCATTGA
- the LOC121517032 gene encoding galactose-specific lectin nattectin-like, with product MCPNGWMHFGKSCYLFHFSPMDWADAERHCTTVGGNLPSVHTKEEYEFLRNTVHQLTGQHVMAWLGGYDAVKEGVWLWSDGSHFDFKHWGRGQPNNAGGNENCMHINLKGMDYINDLPCHTKMAFFCEKHH from the exons ATGTGCCCTAATGGGTGGATGCATTTTGGGAAGAGCTGCTACTTGTTCCACTTCAGCCCGATGGATTGGGCTGATGCTGAG CGTCACTGCACCACTGTGGGTGGAAATCTGCCATCTGTCCACACCAAGGAGGAGTATGAATTTCTCAGAAACACCGTTCATCAGTTGACTGGCCAGCATGTAATGGCTTGGCTTGGAGGCTATGATGCAGTAAAG GAGGGTGTGTGGCTGTGGAGTGATGGTTCCCATTTTGACTTCAAACACTGGGGTAGAGGACAACCCAACAATGCTGGTGGAAACGAGAACTGCATGCATATAAACCTTAAAG gtatGGATTATATCAACGATTTGCCGTGTCACACGAAGATGGCTTTCTTCTGTGAGAAGCACCATTGA
- the LOC121517031 gene encoding ladderlectin-like, producing the protein MYRTKHHCTSLGGNLASIQTSEEYTFIRDMIKKTTKSHKETWVGGYDAPKEGVWLWSDGSQFVFTDWARGEPNNRWGEDCMEINFRGRDYINDADCRLEKCLVCAMDP; encoded by the exons ATGTACAG AACTAAG CATCACTGCACTTCTCTTGGTGGAAATCTGGCCTCAATCCAAACTTCGGAGGAGTACACCTTCATCAGagacatgattaaaaaaacaacaaaatcacaTAAAGAGACTTGGGTTGGAGGCTATGATGCCCCGAAG GAGGGTGTGTGGCTGTGGAGTGATGGTTCACAGTTTGTGTTTACTGACTGGGCTAGAGGAGAGCCGAACAATCGCTGGGGTGAAGATTGTATGGAAATTAACTTTAGAG GGAGAGATTACATCAATGATGCAGATTGTCGCCTTGAGAAATGTTTAGTTTGTGCCATGGATCCATAA
- the LOC121517030 gene encoding ladderlectin-like: protein MSGLQVIAILCLASGLWVGNRHCTTVGGNLPSVHTKEEYEFLRNTVHQLTGQHVMAWLGGYDAVKEGVWLWSDGTHFDFKHWAKGEPNNYGGNENCMHMNLKGKDFVNDIPCTVKMAFFCEKHH, encoded by the exons ATGTCAGGTCTCCAGGTGATCGCGATCCTTTGTTTGGCCAGTGGACTGTGGGTTGGAAAT CGTCACTGCACCACTGTGGGTGGAAATCTGCCATCTGTCCACACCAAGGAGGAGTATGAATTTCTCAGAAACACCGTTCATCAGTTGACTGGCCAGCATGTAATGGCTTGGCTTGGAGGCTACGATGCAGTAAAG GAGGGTGTGTGGCTGTGGAGTGATGGTACCCATTTTGACTTCAAACACTGGGCTAAAGGAGAGCCCAACAATTACGGTGGAAACGAGAACTGCATGCATATGAACCTTAAAG gtaaGGATTTTGTCAACGATATCCCATGTACTGTGAAGATGGCTTTCTTCTGTGAGAAGCACCATTGA